Proteins co-encoded in one Blastocatellia bacterium genomic window:
- a CDS encoding glucose 1-dehydrogenase, with amino-acid sequence MEIPHPHKLLDFSHQVVLVTGAGAGIGAGIARRFAQAGAAVVVNYRASAIQARAVVDEIVSAGGRAVAIQADVTQQADVERLIRQAVTALGRLDVLVNNAGIYPLSPLVQMTEAEWDAVINANLRSVFLCTQAAARQMIAQGTGGVIVNIASIEGENAAPMHSHYNAAKAGVLMYTEAAAYELGPHGIRVNAVSPGLIWREGIEQAWPDGVQRWKRAAPLARLGMPEDVADACLFLASPGARWITGANLRVDGGVMTKQIF; translated from the coding sequence ATGGAGATTCCACATCCGCACAAGCTTTTGGATTTTTCTCATCAGGTGGTTTTGGTGACGGGCGCTGGCGCCGGCATCGGCGCTGGCATTGCCCGGCGATTTGCGCAAGCTGGAGCGGCTGTTGTTGTCAACTATCGCGCGAGCGCCATCCAAGCGCGCGCAGTCGTTGATGAGATCGTTTCGGCAGGCGGCCGCGCCGTCGCCATTCAAGCTGACGTTACTCAGCAAGCTGACGTGGAGCGGCTCATCCGGCAGGCAGTCACTGCGCTGGGGCGGCTTGATGTGTTGGTCAACAATGCGGGCATCTATCCACTCTCGCCGCTTGTGCAGATGACCGAAGCGGAATGGGACGCCGTCATAAACGCGAATCTGCGGAGCGTATTCCTATGCACGCAAGCGGCAGCGCGGCAAATGATCGCCCAGGGAACCGGCGGCGTCATTGTCAACATCGCGTCAATCGAAGGAGAGAACGCCGCGCCAATGCATAGTCACTATAATGCCGCCAAAGCCGGCGTGTTGATGTATACCGAGGCCGCAGCCTATGAGCTTGGGCCGCATGGCATCCGCGTCAATGCCGTGTCGCCAGGATTGATTTGGCGCGAGGGCATCGAGCAGGCATGGCCTGATGGCGTGCAGCGTTGGAAACGCGCTGCGCCGCTGGCGCGGCTGGGGATGCCTGAAGACGTCGCCGATGCGTGTCTCTTTCTGGCCTCACCCGGCGCGCGGTGGATCACGGGCGCAAATCTGCGCGTGGATGGCGGCGTCATGACGAAGCAGATTTTTTGA
- a CDS encoding DUF4126 domain-containing protein — protein MLETWVSIAIGLGLSAACGFRVFVPLLVLSVASMQGHVPLAAGFEWIGTMPALIAFATATALEVLAYYIAWFDHLLDTMATPTAVVAGVIASASVLTELPPLVKWGVALIGGGSVAGLVQGATVLARVKSAALTGGIGNPVFATLELVGSITTAVLAIIIPLVCLLLVIGLCFFIFRASRRLLFGRRHVT, from the coding sequence ATGTTAGAAACGTGGGTCAGCATCGCGATTGGGTTAGGACTGAGCGCGGCCTGCGGGTTTCGCGTGTTTGTGCCGCTGCTCGTGTTGAGTGTGGCTTCGATGCAGGGGCACGTGCCGCTGGCCGCAGGCTTCGAGTGGATTGGGACGATGCCCGCCTTGATCGCATTCGCAACAGCGACAGCTTTGGAAGTGCTTGCGTATTACATTGCCTGGTTTGATCACCTGCTGGATACAATGGCCACGCCGACGGCTGTCGTGGCCGGTGTAATTGCCAGCGCGTCGGTGTTGACCGAGCTACCGCCGTTGGTCAAGTGGGGTGTGGCGCTCATCGGGGGTGGCAGCGTCGCCGGGCTGGTTCAAGGCGCGACTGTTTTGGCTCGTGTCAAATCGGCGGCATTGACTGGAGGGATTGGCAATCCGGTGTTCGCCACACTGGAGCTCGTTGGTTCAATCACCACTGCCGTATTGGCGATTATTATTCCGTTGGTTTGCCTGTTGCTGGTCATAGGACTTTGCTTCTTCATATTTCGCGCTTCCAGACGGTTGCTATTCGGACGGCGCCATGTTACCTGA
- a CDS encoding saccharopine dehydrogenase NADP-binding domain-containing protein has translation MNILILGAGRMGFGAAYDLGDSPDVEAVTVADINLEAARAVAERIGAGKVTAVQIDVTDHQRVVQLMRRHDAVISCVVYHFNLGLARAAIEAGVHFCDLGGNNAVVASELALDAEARAAGINIIPDCGLAPGMVSVLVAHGAARFEQLEAIHIRVGGLPQHPKPPLDYQIVFSVEGLINEYVEPARVIRHGRILEVESLTELESLEFAPFGRLEAFQTSGGTSTLPESFLGRVQELDYKTIRYPGHCEKFKLLVDLGLASNEEIEIDGVRVKPRHVLGQMLLRRLPADEPDLVLVRIEFRGTLAGQARTLRYEIADRFDEATGLSAMMRTTAFPASIVAQMMARGQTTRRGAVPQERCIPPAIFVEELAKRNIQVNERVI, from the coding sequence ATGAACATTCTTATTCTCGGCGCTGGTCGGATGGGTTTTGGCGCTGCGTATGATCTTGGGGACAGCCCTGACGTGGAAGCGGTGACCGTGGCTGACATCAATCTTGAAGCGGCGCGTGCGGTTGCTGAGCGAATCGGCGCTGGCAAAGTCACTGCCGTGCAGATTGACGTGACCGATCATCAGCGTGTCGTCCAGTTGATGCGGCGTCACGATGCGGTGATCAGTTGTGTCGTCTACCACTTCAATCTTGGATTGGCGCGCGCGGCGATTGAAGCCGGCGTTCATTTCTGCGATCTTGGCGGCAATAACGCAGTCGTTGCTTCAGAACTGGCGCTGGATGCCGAAGCGCGCGCTGCCGGGATCAATATCATTCCTGATTGTGGGCTGGCGCCGGGCATGGTCTCAGTGTTGGTGGCTCACGGCGCGGCGCGGTTTGAGCAACTCGAAGCCATCCACATTCGCGTCGGTGGGCTGCCTCAACATCCCAAGCCACCGCTTGATTACCAGATCGTTTTTTCTGTCGAAGGATTGATCAATGAATATGTCGAGCCAGCCCGCGTGATTCGTCATGGCCGAATCCTCGAAGTTGAGTCATTGACCGAACTCGAATCCTTGGAGTTTGCTCCGTTCGGACGATTGGAAGCGTTTCAAACATCGGGCGGCACTTCGACGTTGCCGGAGAGTTTTTTGGGTCGTGTTCAGGAACTCGATTACAAGACGATTCGCTATCCGGGCCATTGCGAGAAATTCAAACTGCTCGTTGATCTGGGACTGGCCAGCAACGAGGAGATCGAAATTGACGGCGTCCGTGTCAAGCCTCGTCACGTGCTGGGTCAGATGTTGCTGCGACGCTTGCCGGCGGATGAGCCTGATCTAGTGCTCGTGCGTATTGAATTTCGCGGCACATTGGCTGGCCAAGCACGCACATTGCGATATGAGATCGCCGACCGATTTGACGAAGCGACCGGCTTGAGCGCGATGATGCGCACAACAGCGTTTCCGGCATCAATCGTGGCGCAGATGATGGCGCGTGGCCAGACCACTCGTAGAGGCGCGGTCCCGCAGGAACGTTGCATTCCGCCGGCCATCTTCGTTGAGGAACTTGCCAAACGTAACATTCAAGTCAACGAGCGAGTGATATGA
- a CDS encoding deoxyhypusine synthase family protein has protein sequence MTSIYDDQPIDLDPIQTYPLASRPSKVTTAQFARAYQPGASVRSFLDSLPDILAARDLRAIAQAVVKAREHSKPVIVGLGGHVIKCGLAPVLIDLMQRGVVTALAMTGAGVIHDFEIALAGATSEDVDAVLPSGRFGMAEETGRLLNEAIIAGANDGIGLGEAIGRALHHLEPPYKHASVFHAAYAKRTPMTVHITIGADIIHLHPAARGEAIGATSHHDFRLFCSLVRGMDGGGVYLNLGSAVTLPEVFLKAVTVVRNLGTPLENITTANFDFLQHYRPLTNVVRRPVADVGRGYAITGHHEIMIPLLAACIIESL, from the coding sequence ATGACCAGTATCTACGACGATCAACCGATTGATCTTGACCCGATTCAAACCTATCCGCTGGCCTCGCGTCCGAGCAAAGTCACGACGGCGCAATTCGCCCGCGCTTACCAACCCGGCGCATCCGTCAGATCGTTTCTGGACAGCCTGCCGGACATCCTCGCGGCGCGTGACCTGCGCGCCATTGCGCAGGCGGTCGTGAAGGCGCGAGAGCACAGCAAACCGGTCATTGTCGGGCTTGGCGGTCATGTCATCAAATGTGGACTGGCGCCGGTGCTGATTGACCTGATGCAGCGCGGCGTTGTCACCGCGCTGGCCATGACGGGCGCAGGTGTCATTCACGATTTTGAGATCGCCTTGGCAGGCGCGACATCCGAAGATGTGGACGCCGTGTTACCATCCGGTCGGTTTGGCATGGCGGAAGAGACAGGCCGGCTTCTGAACGAGGCGATCATCGCCGGAGCGAACGACGGCATCGGGCTTGGCGAAGCCATTGGACGGGCGCTTCACCACCTCGAGCCGCCCTACAAGCATGCATCGGTTTTTCACGCCGCTTACGCAAAGCGAACTCCTATGACAGTTCACATAACAATTGGCGCCGACATCATTCACCTGCATCCGGCCGCGCGTGGCGAAGCGATTGGCGCAACCAGCCATCATGATTTTCGACTCTTCTGCTCGCTCGTGCGTGGAATGGACGGAGGCGGCGTGTATCTGAACCTCGGCTCAGCGGTGACGTTGCCGGAAGTCTTCCTCAAAGCCGTGACCGTCGTTCGGAACTTGGGCACACCGCTAGAAAACATCACGACAGCTAACTTCGATTTCCTCCAGCACTATCGCCCGCTGACTAATGTTGTTCGCCGGCCGGTTGCTGATGTTGGACGTGGTTATGCCATCACAGGCCACCATGAAATCATGATCCCGCTGCTGGCCGCCTGCATCATTGAATCCCTGTGA
- a CDS encoding DUF393 domain-containing protein has translation MRNSTDHQTTETIFYDGHCGLCQRWVRFVLLRDRTGQMFRFAPLHGERFHAAVPEHQRAGLPDSVVVLAVGGSLLVRSEAVLHILRRLGGVWACIAAMARLLPRRWRDWLYDRVVNLRHRLFPPTTDACPPIPSHMRERFDL, from the coding sequence ATGAGGAACTCAACAGATCACCAAACCACAGAAACAATTTTCTATGATGGCCACTGTGGGCTGTGTCAACGGTGGGTGCGCTTTGTGCTGCTCCGCGACCGCACGGGTCAGATGTTCCGGTTTGCGCCGTTGCACGGCGAGCGTTTTCATGCAGCAGTGCCGGAACATCAACGAGCCGGATTGCCTGACAGCGTCGTTGTGCTTGCGGTCGGTGGTTCCCTGTTGGTGCGATCAGAGGCTGTGCTCCACATCTTGCGGCGGCTGGGCGGAGTTTGGGCATGTATTGCTGCAATGGCGAGACTGCTGCCTCGACGTTGGCGAGACTGGCTCTATGACCGCGTCGTGAACCTGCGGCATCGCCTGTTCCCGCCAACAACCGACGCATGCCCGCCAATCCCATCACACATGCGGGAACGATTCGACCTGTGA
- a CDS encoding SDR family oxidoreductase — protein MKQARTFLLTGCASGIGRHLADVLVARGENVLATDINLEALEAYAGMRGWSDARVLLRQLDVRQASAWEALFQQAISTFGSVDVLMNIAGYLKPGWIHETNLEEVHRHFDVNAKGVVFGTQVAARHMVQQQHGHIINFASMAALVPVPGLALYSATKYAVRAFSLASAYELRPYGVFVTVVCPDAVQTPMFDLQRNYDEAVLTFSSPRPLAVEDIARVILDDVLHRKPLEVTLPRHRGWLSKFVNLFPATQSILVPLFERRARTRQARLRHEDRSVESACPHKKP, from the coding sequence ATGAAACAAGCCAGAACATTTCTGCTCACCGGCTGCGCTAGCGGCATCGGCCGGCATTTAGCCGATGTGCTCGTTGCGCGCGGCGAGAACGTATTGGCCACGGACATCAATCTGGAGGCGCTAGAAGCATACGCCGGGATGCGTGGCTGGTCGGATGCACGTGTGCTGTTACGCCAGCTTGATGTGCGCCAGGCATCAGCATGGGAAGCACTCTTCCAACAGGCGATCTCAACCTTTGGCAGCGTGGATGTGCTGATGAATATCGCCGGCTACCTCAAGCCGGGTTGGATTCACGAAACAAATTTAGAAGAAGTTCATCGGCATTTCGACGTCAATGCCAAGGGCGTGGTGTTCGGCACGCAGGTGGCCGCGCGGCACATGGTGCAGCAACAGCATGGTCATATCATCAACTTCGCCTCGATGGCCGCGTTGGTGCCCGTGCCCGGACTGGCGCTGTATAGCGCGACCAAATATGCCGTGCGAGCGTTTTCGCTCGCCTCAGCCTACGAGCTTCGCCCGTACGGCGTCTTTGTCACCGTCGTCTGTCCTGATGCCGTGCAAACGCCCATGTTTGATCTACAGAGAAATTATGACGAGGCGGTGCTCACGTTTTCGTCGCCGCGTCCGCTCGCGGTGGAGGATATAGCTCGCGTGATCCTCGATGACGTGCTACACCGCAAGCCGCTGGAGGTGACGCTGCCGCGACATCGCGGGTGGCTCTCCAAGTTTGTCAATCTGTTCCCAGCCACACAATCCATCCTGGTTCCGCTCTTTGAGCGTCGCGCTCGGACTCGTCAAGCGCGGCTCCGTCATGAAGATCGTTCAGTTGAATCGGCCTGTCCTCACAAAAAACCTTGA
- a CDS encoding MFS transporter, whose protein sequence is MKIVQLNRPVLTKNLEPWRRNLYVIWLAQFIAMIGMNMVVPFLAFFVRELGVTTEADVIRWSGWVFSGPFFFSFFLTPIWGNLGDRYGRKLMLVRAIVGLAISQVLIGLSQNVQMLLLLRMLQGAISGFIPAALALVSANTPEERAGYALGVLQTATASGAVIGPVIGGPLADAVGYRWTFFIVAILCALAGLLVVALVEDEPVNTRERETWSALLSNYGYAFRSRSIRLALSLILICQMALLMVQPIFALYVELLEPNKEYIATAAGVIFSVAGVFMVVSSPWWGKRADAQGYRTNLALAITGAALSCIAQGLATDAYQLIVFRAVQGFCIGGTLPMLYSYVSRHSELTRRSGIMGIASSMTILANVAGPAAGGYLAAHIGLRANFLIAGGCLLAAALFVWQFLTEPDTTR, encoded by the coding sequence ATGAAGATCGTTCAGTTGAATCGGCCTGTCCTCACAAAAAACCTTGAGCCTTGGCGTAGGAATTTGTATGTCATCTGGCTCGCCCAGTTCATCGCCATGATCGGCATGAACATGGTTGTGCCATTTCTGGCGTTTTTCGTGCGGGAGCTGGGCGTGACAACCGAAGCCGATGTCATTCGATGGAGTGGCTGGGTCTTCTCGGGGCCGTTCTTCTTTTCGTTTTTCCTCACACCGATTTGGGGTAATCTCGGCGATCGCTATGGTCGTAAGCTGATGCTTGTGCGTGCCATCGTTGGCTTGGCCATTTCGCAGGTACTGATCGGATTGTCACAAAATGTGCAGATGCTATTGCTGCTGCGCATGCTGCAAGGAGCCATCAGCGGCTTCATTCCGGCGGCGCTGGCGCTCGTTTCGGCCAATACGCCGGAGGAACGCGCCGGGTATGCGCTGGGCGTGTTACAAACAGCGACGGCCAGCGGCGCCGTCATTGGCCCTGTGATCGGCGGCCCATTGGCCGATGCCGTCGGGTATCGCTGGACGTTTTTCATCGTGGCAATACTCTGCGCGCTGGCCGGCTTGCTCGTTGTCGCGTTGGTTGAGGATGAACCGGTGAACACTCGAGAACGAGAGACGTGGTCGGCGCTTTTGAGCAATTATGGGTACGCATTCCGCTCGCGATCCATCAGGCTGGCGCTGAGTTTGATCTTGATTTGTCAGATGGCATTGCTCATGGTGCAGCCGATTTTCGCGCTCTATGTCGAGTTGTTGGAGCCGAACAAGGAATATATCGCCACCGCAGCCGGCGTGATTTTCTCAGTCGCTGGTGTGTTCATGGTGGTTTCGTCTCCATGGTGGGGCAAGCGGGCGGATGCGCAGGGGTACAGAACGAATCTCGCGTTGGCTATAACCGGCGCGGCCCTGTCATGCATAGCGCAGGGATTGGCCACCGATGCCTATCAACTCATCGTCTTTCGCGCCGTACAAGGATTTTGCATCGGTGGCACGTTGCCGATGCTGTATTCCTACGTCAGCAGACATTCGGAGCTAACCCGCCGCAGCGGCATTATGGGCATCGCGTCGAGCATGACGATCTTGGCCAACGTGGCTGGCCCGGCGGCCGGTGGTTATCTGGCTGCGCACATCGGGTTGCGGGCCAATTTCCTGATCGCCGGCGGCTGTCTATTAGCCGCTGCCTTGTTCGTCTGGCAATTTCTTACTGAGCCTGACACGACCAGATGA
- a CDS encoding amidase, producing MPQTQGKFTLFDLAEFSEWLNAASISRVITLIQNHHTWTPAYKHFNGTNHFALLRGMENAHLERGFAEIAQNLTTFPDGTIAVCRSFEKIPAGIKGANTGALCIENLGNFDKNKDAMTPAHRAAIIKLNALLCKKFRLRPNADTIVYHHWFDLNSGERKNGAGVTKSCPGTAFFGGNKVAHAEANFYPLIQRAIRSLEVEPIGLEEALYTARVTAEALNVRSEPTASSPRVKVLTKGILVNVYEEKNKWCRVDPTQSHWVSGRFLERVLE from the coding sequence ATGCCGCAAACGCAAGGCAAATTCACGCTATTTGATCTAGCCGAGTTTAGTGAATGGTTGAATGCCGCTTCGATCAGTCGCGTGATTACCCTGATTCAGAATCATCATACATGGACGCCGGCTTACAAACACTTCAACGGAACGAATCATTTTGCGTTGCTCAGAGGCATGGAAAACGCTCATCTGGAGCGCGGTTTTGCCGAGATTGCACAGAATCTGACCACATTTCCTGATGGCACCATTGCGGTTTGTCGCTCGTTTGAAAAGATACCTGCCGGCATCAAAGGGGCGAACACCGGCGCTCTCTGCATTGAGAATCTGGGCAATTTCGACAAGAACAAAGACGCGATGACTCCAGCACACCGCGCCGCCATCATCAAGTTGAATGCGCTCCTGTGCAAGAAATTCCGCTTGCGACCGAATGCTGACACGATTGTTTATCATCACTGGTTCGATTTGAATTCAGGTGAGCGCAAAAATGGCGCCGGCGTGACGAAGTCGTGTCCGGGGACGGCCTTCTTCGGCGGCAACAAAGTCGCCCATGCGGAAGCAAATTTCTACCCGCTGATTCAGCGGGCGATCCGCTCATTGGAAGTGGAACCCATCGGGCTGGAAGAAGCGTTGTATACGGCGCGTGTCACGGCAGAAGCGCTCAACGTGCGTAGTGAGCCTACCGCCTCAAGCCCGCGAGTCAAGGTCTTGACCAAAGGCATCCTGGTGAACGTCTACGAGGAGAAAAATAAATGGTGTCGGGTTGATCCAACCCAGTCGCACTGGGTCAGCGGACGATTTCTGGAACGCGTGCTTGAGTGA
- a CDS encoding ABC transporter permease — protein sequence MCLMRSLISSWPWKMAWRESRSHRRRLVLFVLSIALGVAALVAIASFGQNLEQAINEQAKALLGADLLITSRQPLTPDVDAWLRSLGGEQSRETSFASMVSLPKNGRTRLVQVRALEGRFPFYGQLQTAPPSAAHSFQDGPQALVEDGLMLQLDAQLGDEIKIGAFTYRIAGRLLKVPGEVSLDLTGPRVYIPMAYLNQTKLLQRGSLASYRAYFKFDQNTNVEQVVARAQPQLTAYRLSSETAQQRQMALGRAMENVYGFLNLVGFIALLLGSIGVASAIHVYIKQKIATVAILRCIGAKTKQTVTIYVIQATLMGLIGATAGALLGTGVQRVLPRVFSDFLPVSVPVTICWRAIAEGMATGLGITLLFVLLPLLSVRRISPLRTLRVSYEETHSATNDRLRWVIYALIALAVSGFAVAQTGRWTVGIGFAAGLGVAFGVLAGVGALLMKLVRAYFPTGWTYVWRQGLANLYRPNNQTVVLILALGLGTFLISTLYLTQHTLLSQVAGVGGGNNPNLVLFDIQNDQKERVANLVRSFDLPLLQQVPVVTMRLVSVGGRSVAELLKDPTRSDWPLQREYRVTYRERLIDTEQVVAGRWQGRAVDPGKPIPISLEEGIARPLRVSVGDELVFDVQGVPIRTVVGSIREVQWRRIQPNFLVVFPAGVLEDAPQFHVFVTRASSSEASAAVQRAVVKQFPNVSMIDLTLVLDTVDSVLTKVSFVIQFMALFSIITGLIVLASTVVSSRYQRMQESVLLRTLGASRAQIIHIMMVEYLCLGTAAALTGLLLSLASSWALARFVFETPLKLALVPVASVCVLVIGLTILIGMLNSRGTYNRPPLEVLRVDV from the coding sequence ATGTGCTTGATGCGCTCGCTCATCAGTAGCTGGCCTTGGAAGATGGCCTGGCGAGAGAGCCGTTCTCATCGGCGACGGCTGGTGCTCTTCGTCTTGTCCATCGCGCTTGGTGTGGCGGCGCTGGTTGCCATCGCGTCATTTGGCCAAAATCTGGAGCAGGCCATCAATGAGCAGGCCAAGGCGCTGCTGGGCGCCGACCTGCTCATCACCAGTCGCCAGCCGCTCACGCCGGACGTGGATGCTTGGCTTCGCTCGCTGGGCGGAGAACAATCGCGCGAAACGAGCTTCGCGTCAATGGTCTCACTCCCTAAGAATGGTCGCACACGACTCGTCCAGGTCAGAGCACTGGAAGGACGATTCCCTTTTTATGGTCAGTTGCAGACTGCGCCGCCTTCAGCCGCGCATTCGTTTCAAGATGGGCCGCAGGCGCTCGTCGAAGACGGATTGATGCTGCAACTGGACGCGCAGCTCGGCGATGAGATCAAAATCGGCGCGTTTACTTATCGGATTGCTGGACGGCTCTTGAAAGTGCCGGGCGAGGTCTCGCTCGATTTGACCGGCCCGCGTGTCTACATCCCGATGGCTTATCTGAATCAAACCAAACTCCTACAACGCGGCAGCCTGGCCAGCTACCGAGCCTACTTCAAATTCGACCAGAACACTAACGTCGAGCAGGTAGTCGCTCGCGCGCAACCGCAGCTCACCGCATACCGGCTAAGCAGCGAAACAGCTCAGCAACGCCAGATGGCTCTGGGACGTGCGATGGAGAATGTGTATGGGTTCCTGAATCTGGTTGGATTCATTGCGCTACTGCTTGGCAGCATCGGCGTCGCCAGCGCCATTCACGTCTACATTAAACAAAAAATCGCCACAGTGGCTATCTTGCGGTGCATCGGTGCAAAGACGAAACAAACGGTGACCATCTATGTCATCCAGGCTACGCTGATGGGGCTCATAGGCGCCACGGCAGGCGCGCTATTGGGAACCGGCGTTCAGCGCGTGTTGCCGCGCGTGTTCAGCGATTTTTTGCCGGTGAGTGTGCCGGTGACGATCTGTTGGCGCGCGATTGCCGAAGGTATGGCGACAGGTCTTGGCATCACACTTCTGTTCGTGCTTTTGCCGTTGTTGTCGGTGCGCCGGATTTCGCCGCTACGGACGCTGCGCGTGTCTTACGAAGAAACGCACTCGGCGACGAATGACCGGCTGCGATGGGTGATCTACGCGCTGATTGCTCTGGCCGTTAGCGGGTTCGCCGTCGCGCAAACCGGACGCTGGACAGTGGGAATCGGATTTGCAGCCGGCCTTGGTGTGGCGTTCGGTGTGCTGGCAGGCGTGGGCGCCCTATTGATGAAGTTGGTAAGAGCCTATTTTCCGACCGGCTGGACCTATGTTTGGCGTCAGGGCTTAGCAAATTTGTATCGGCCCAATAACCAGACTGTCGTGCTCATCTTGGCACTCGGACTGGGCACATTTCTCATCTCAACGCTCTATCTGACACAGCATACGCTCTTGTCGCAGGTCGCCGGCGTGGGCGGCGGCAACAACCCCAATCTGGTGTTGTTCGACATTCAGAATGATCAAAAAGAGCGCGTGGCGAATTTGGTTCGTTCATTTGACCTGCCGTTGCTTCAGCAGGTTCCTGTGGTGACGATGCGACTGGTGTCAGTCGGCGGTCGAAGCGTCGCCGAGCTGCTGAAAGACCCAACACGATCAGACTGGCCATTGCAGCGAGAATACCGCGTGACTTACCGTGAGCGCCTCATTGACACCGAGCAAGTGGTGGCGGGCCGCTGGCAAGGGCGCGCGGTTGATCCGGGAAAACCGATACCGATTTCATTAGAAGAAGGCATAGCGCGACCGCTACGGGTCTCCGTCGGCGATGAGCTGGTCTTCGACGTGCAAGGTGTGCCAATCCGCACGGTTGTTGGGAGCATCCGTGAAGTCCAGTGGCGGCGGATACAGCCGAATTTCCTGGTCGTGTTCCCTGCCGGCGTGTTGGAAGACGCTCCGCAGTTTCACGTCTTCGTTACGCGCGCCTCATCGAGCGAAGCTTCGGCGGCTGTGCAACGAGCCGTTGTCAAGCAATTCCCCAATGTCTCCATGATTGACCTGACACTGGTTCTGGACACCGTTGATTCAGTTTTGACAAAGGTCTCTTTTGTCATTCAATTCATGGCGCTCTTTAGCATCATCACCGGGTTGATCGTGTTGGCCAGCACTGTGGTCAGCAGCCGCTATCAACGAATGCAAGAAAGCGTCCTGCTGCGCACGCTTGGGGCATCACGAGCGCAAATTATCCACATCATGATGGTCGAATATCTCTGTCTGGGCACGGCAGCGGCGTTGACCGGCCTGTTGCTGTCGCTGGCCAGTAGTTGGGCGCTGGCTCGTTTCGTGTTTGAGACGCCGTTGAAGCTGGCTCTTGTCCCGGTTGCCTCGGTCTGCGTGTTGGTCATTGGCCTGACCATCTTGATCGGCATGCTCAATAGTCGCGGCACGTACAACCGCCCGCCGCTTGAAGTGCTCCGCGTTGACGTGTGA
- a CDS encoding SDR family oxidoreductase, protein MLLKGKVVLVTGAGQGIGRGIAQAVAEAGADLSLVDVRLASVQETAALVQQTGRRALPLLADVTDGESCRQAIAKTVEFFGQLDGLVNNAGIIKMDSALDITAHDWHRQFDVNVHGLFSCCQLAARQMIAQGTGGAIVNVASNAGKVGYPNMAAYNATKAAVISITRSLANEWAQYRINVNAVCPGGVDTPMLFEVATWLTNRFGGDPHELVKTMKPHQMDRHVQPIEVGRVVAFLLSEHATVIRGQAINCDGGDTPY, encoded by the coding sequence ATGTTGTTGAAAGGGAAAGTTGTTTTAGTGACGGGCGCTGGTCAAGGCATCGGACGAGGCATTGCACAAGCGGTGGCCGAAGCCGGCGCAGACTTATCGCTGGTTGACGTGCGGCTGGCGTCTGTGCAGGAAACAGCCGCGCTTGTCCAACAAACTGGTCGGCGCGCATTGCCGTTACTCGCCGATGTGACCGATGGAGAATCATGCCGTCAAGCGATTGCCAAAACGGTCGAGTTCTTTGGGCAGCTCGACGGCCTGGTCAACAACGCAGGCATCATCAAGATGGATAGCGCGCTTGACATCACAGCTCACGATTGGCATCGGCAGTTTGATGTGAACGTGCATGGCCTGTTTTCTTGTTGTCAATTGGCGGCGCGGCAAATGATCGCGCAGGGCACCGGCGGAGCCATTGTCAACGTCGCTTCCAATGCTGGCAAAGTCGGTTATCCGAATATGGCCGCTTATAACGCGACGAAGGCAGCGGTCATCAGTATCACGCGTTCGCTCGCCAACGAATGGGCGCAGTATCGAATCAATGTCAATGCCGTGTGTCCCGGCGGTGTGGATACACCGATGTTGTTCGAAGTGGCCACCTGGTTGACGAATCGGTTCGGGGGCGATCCGCATGAGTTGGTGAAAACGATGAAGCCACATCAAATGGATCGTCACGTTCAACCGATTGAGGTTGGTCGTGTCGTCGCATTTTTGCTCTCGGAACATGCCACGGTTATTCGTGGTCAGGCGATCAATTGCGATGGCGGAGACACACCGTACTGA
- a CDS encoding YciI-like protein — protein sequence MSYFALIYTVVEDYVTRRMPFREEHLRLARAAHQRGELLLGGALGDPPERALLVFCVPDQSVVEDFARHDPYVLNGVVVRWEVHPWAVVIGGHASVP from the coding sequence ATGAGCTACTTTGCATTGATCTACACCGTAGTGGAGGACTACGTCACACGTCGGATGCCGTTTCGTGAGGAACATCTTCGGCTGGCACGCGCCGCCCATCAACGTGGTGAACTGCTGCTGGGCGGCGCACTAGGCGATCCTCCCGAACGGGCGCTTCTTGTGTTTTGTGTTCCGGATCAATCTGTCGTTGAAGACTTCGCGCGCCATGATCCCTATGTGTTGAATGGCGTCGTGGTTCGCTGGGAGGTTCATCCCTGGGCAGTCGTCATCGGCGGCCATGCCTCTGTGCCGTGA